Proteins encoded by one window of Erythrobacter sp.:
- a CDS encoding nucleotidyltransferase family protein encodes MVLAAGMGKRMRPLTASQPKPMVRVAGKPLIDHALDRLADAGIARAVVNVHYMPENLEAHLKERTAPQVVISDERELLLETGGGLVKAAPHLPDPFFCLNSDNIWLDGPQNCFADLSALWDAERMDALLLLVPHKSAFNFRGLGDFGMDAAGRVTRRPEGRLAPFIFSGIQLASKRLLRDAPDGPFSTNVLWSRAIEEGRLFGVPFTGKWFEVGTPEAIRPTEEALRDV; translated from the coding sequence ATGGTGCTCGCCGCCGGGATGGGCAAACGGATGCGCCCGCTCACCGCCAGCCAGCCCAAGCCGATGGTGCGGGTGGCAGGCAAGCCGCTGATCGACCATGCGCTGGACCGGCTGGCCGATGCGGGCATAGCCCGCGCAGTGGTGAATGTGCATTACATGCCGGAGAACCTCGAAGCGCACCTGAAGGAGCGCACCGCTCCGCAGGTAGTGATTTCGGACGAGCGCGAGCTGCTGCTCGAAACCGGCGGCGGGCTGGTGAAAGCCGCGCCGCACCTGCCCGATCCCTTCTTCTGCCTGAACTCGGACAACATATGGCTCGACGGCCCGCAGAACTGTTTCGCCGATCTCTCCGCCCTCTGGGATGCCGAACGGATGGACGCATTGCTGCTGCTCGTTCCGCACAAGTCGGCATTCAACTTCCGCGGGCTGGGCGATTTCGGCATGGATGCGGCAGGCCGCGTGACTCGGCGCCCGGAGGGTCGGCTGGCGCCATTCATTTTCAGCGGCATCCAGCTGGCGAGCAAGCGGCTGCTGCGCGATGCGCCCGACGGGCCGTTCTCCACCAACGTGCTGTGGAGCCGCGCGATCGAGGAAGGGCGGCTGTTCGGGGTGCCCTTCACCGGCAAGTGGTTCGAGGTCGGCACGCCCGAGGCGATCAGGCCGACTGAAGAAGCGCTGCGGGATGTCTGA
- a CDS encoding phosphotransferase, translating into MSSELPAGLDEFLGQAGWGGADVSPLPGDASFRRYFRIRRGEDRAMLMDAPPPHEDPRPFLHVGKWLSANGLRAPALYAEDAARGLVLIEDFGDDRMRDWLDDNPGGERQAYASAIGALVELHHCPPGPFDPYSMDVYLREVALFPEWFCPLAGLEVDVAGYEAAWREALGPLLLRQQPGVTVLRDYHAENIMLLPDGKQGLIDFQDALVGHAGYDLVSLLQDARRDVSLELEGEMLDLYRSQANTDDYFPADYARLGAQRNAKIVGIFARLWKRDGKPRYLPMIPRVWAAMERDLAHPALEPVARWFDANVPDSVRAAQGGDLLA; encoded by the coding sequence ATGAGCAGCGAATTGCCCGCAGGGCTGGATGAGTTTCTGGGACAGGCGGGCTGGGGCGGGGCGGATGTCTCACCGCTCCCCGGCGATGCCAGTTTCCGCCGCTATTTCCGCATCCGCCGGGGCGAAGACCGGGCGATGCTGATGGACGCGCCGCCCCCGCACGAAGATCCGCGCCCGTTCCTCCACGTCGGCAAGTGGCTGTCGGCAAACGGTCTGCGCGCACCCGCGCTCTACGCCGAGGATGCCGCGCGCGGGCTGGTGCTGATCGAGGATTTCGGTGACGACCGGATGCGCGACTGGCTCGACGACAATCCGGGTGGGGAGCGGCAGGCCTATGCCTCCGCCATCGGCGCGCTGGTCGAACTGCACCATTGCCCGCCGGGGCCGTTCGATCCCTATTCGATGGACGTTTACCTGCGCGAAGTGGCACTGTTTCCCGAATGGTTCTGCCCGCTGGCGGGACTGGAGGTGGATGTGGCCGGGTACGAAGCCGCGTGGCGCGAGGCACTCGGCCCGCTGCTCCTGCGCCAGCAACCCGGTGTTACGGTGCTGCGCGATTATCACGCTGAGAACATCATGCTGCTGCCGGATGGCAAGCAAGGGCTGATCGATTTCCAGGACGCGCTGGTGGGTCACGCGGGTTACGATCTGGTCTCGCTGTTGCAGGACGCACGGCGCGATGTTTCGTTGGAGCTGGAAGGCGAGATGCTCGATCTCTACCGCTCGCAGGCGAATACGGACGATTATTTCCCCGCCGATTACGCCCGCCTTGGCGCGCAGCGCAATGCCAAGATTGTCGGCATTTTCGCGCGGCTGTGGAAGCGCGACGGCAAGCCGCGCTACCTGCCGATGATCCCGCGTGTGTGGGCAGCGATGGAGCGCGATCTGGCGCATCCGGCGCTCGAACCCGTAGCGCGCTGGTTCGATGCCAATGTGCCCGATAGCGTCCGCGCTGCGCAGGGTGGGGACTTGCTCGCGTGA
- the tsaE gene encoding tRNA (adenosine(37)-N6)-threonylcarbamoyltransferase complex ATPase subunit type 1 TsaE, with amino-acid sequence MSIDLPDLSAMQGFGERIAAKLRPGDVIALHGGLGAGKTTLARAILRALGHDGEVPSPTFTLIESYEQLNPPVVHADFYRLEHRSEVEQLGLDDYREGAALIAEWPDNAGGFAQEPQCLTIRLEIADAGRLAIVEAGADWLGRMP; translated from the coding sequence TTGAGCATCGACTTGCCGGATCTTTCCGCGATGCAGGGCTTCGGCGAGCGGATCGCCGCAAAGCTCCGCCCCGGAGACGTGATCGCACTCCACGGCGGGCTGGGCGCGGGAAAGACAACGCTCGCCCGTGCCATCCTCCGCGCGCTTGGCCACGACGGCGAGGTGCCTTCCCCCACTTTCACCCTGATCGAGAGCTACGAGCAGCTAAACCCGCCAGTCGTCCACGCCGATTTCTACCGTTTGGAGCACCGCTCCGAAGTCGAACAGCTCGGCCTCGACGACTACCGCGAAGGCGCGGCGCTGATCGCGGAATGGCCGGACAACGCGGGTGGTTTCGCGCAGGAGCCGCAATGCCTCACGATCCGGCTCGAAATTGCGGATGCCGGGCGTTTGGCGATTGTCGAAGCGGGGGCGGACTGGCTAGGGCGGATGCCATGA
- a CDS encoding PAS-domain containing protein, which yields MEMTPTALALLGLLLAAWTAGAIWQVVTSLRRARAARTARSAMRRLSRMIDDSPAVPLLVRADGKIEGPDRLAAWLGLDRLPGFLSELDRGEVGLTADDFDQLNEAVRRTQKTASPFRMVITPRGSEKSLAVRGQLANAAIASGGAVLVWWFDFSESQGELARLRSETARARNDFAALVGLIEAAPMPMWFRASDSTLQLVNSAYVEAVGAKSAAEVVERQVELIETVDGLTAAQIAKQAQDRSLPIERIVQATVGNQRRTLRVSDLPLGTEGVGGYAVDIEELEEQTRALRAFRAAQRSMLDQLSIGVALFDEEKRLTFANQPFQRIFAVPASAQVDPPLFERFLDMARDKSWLPEVRDFPVWRRELAGWFQAGAAVEDAWTLPDSTHLRIVGQPMPDGGLVLVAEDRSEQLALSATRDTLLRTRTATFDSLFESLAVFAPDGRMQLWNRSFPAIWGLPEEWFDAHPHVDNLLDRISNRLARPAQRKAIGEVVRAATLDRQQRGGRVVLSDGRTLEFAGVPLPDGNGLLTVMDVTDSTKAEQALRERASALEEADAMKTRFLANMSYEFRTPLTSIGGFAELLQSGVAGELSAQGKDYVDAILSSVERLSTQIESVLDLTQSEAGLLPIATEEVDLLAFTTQVVRSREEAIEGKKLTVDLRGDKSAGSVSADRRQLGRAMGNLLDNAISATPEGGRILVALNRRKSGARIVISDSGEGMKPSELARAMDGYRLEGSNGRDGKRGLGLPLARQLIEAHGGRLEIQSEKGAGTTATVLLP from the coding sequence ATGGAAATGACGCCCACCGCGCTGGCCCTGCTCGGCCTTTTGCTGGCTGCCTGGACGGCGGGCGCGATCTGGCAGGTGGTGACTTCGCTGCGGCGGGCGCGGGCAGCGCGCACCGCCCGTTCGGCGATGCGTCGTCTCTCGCGGATGATCGACGATTCGCCAGCCGTGCCGCTACTGGTGCGCGCCGATGGCAAGATCGAAGGGCCGGACCGGCTGGCTGCATGGCTGGGGCTGGATCGCCTGCCGGGGTTCCTCAGCGAACTCGACCGGGGCGAGGTGGGGCTGACCGCCGACGATTTCGACCAATTGAACGAAGCGGTGCGGCGAACGCAGAAAACCGCTTCCCCGTTCCGCATGGTGATTACCCCGCGCGGCTCGGAAAAGAGCCTCGCCGTGCGCGGCCAGCTCGCTAACGCGGCAATTGCCAGCGGCGGCGCGGTGCTGGTGTGGTGGTTCGACTTTTCCGAAAGTCAGGGCGAACTGGCGCGACTGCGCTCCGAAACCGCGCGCGCCCGCAACGATTTTGCCGCGCTGGTCGGGCTGATCGAAGCCGCACCGATGCCGATGTGGTTCCGCGCGAGCGATTCTACCCTGCAACTGGTCAATTCCGCCTATGTCGAAGCCGTCGGCGCGAAGAGCGCTGCCGAAGTGGTCGAAAGGCAGGTGGAGCTGATCGAAACGGTGGACGGACTCACCGCCGCACAGATCGCCAAGCAGGCGCAGGACCGCAGCCTGCCGATTGAACGAATTGTGCAGGCTACAGTGGGTAACCAGCGCCGAACCTTGCGGGTCAGCGACCTGCCGCTGGGCACCGAAGGCGTGGGCGGATACGCGGTCGATATCGAGGAACTGGAAGAGCAGACCCGCGCCCTGCGCGCCTTCCGCGCGGCGCAAAGGTCGATGCTTGATCAGCTTTCGATCGGCGTGGCGCTGTTCGACGAGGAAAAGCGCCTCACCTTCGCCAACCAGCCGTTCCAGCGGATATTCGCGGTGCCCGCCTCGGCACAGGTCGATCCGCCGCTGTTCGAGCGGTTCCTCGATATGGCGCGCGACAAGTCGTGGCTGCCCGAAGTGCGCGATTTCCCTGTCTGGCGGCGCGAGCTGGCGGGGTGGTTCCAGGCCGGTGCCGCGGTGGAGGACGCCTGGACGCTCCCCGACAGCACGCACCTGCGGATCGTCGGCCAGCCGATGCCTGATGGCGGGCTGGTGCTGGTGGCGGAGGATCGCTCCGAGCAGCTGGCGCTGTCCGCGACCCGCGACACCCTGCTGCGCACCCGTACCGCGACGTTCGACTCGCTGTTCGAATCGCTGGCTGTTTTTGCGCCGGACGGGCGGATGCAATTGTGGAACCGAAGCTTCCCGGCGATCTGGGGCCTGCCCGAAGAATGGTTCGACGCGCATCCGCATGTCGATAACCTGCTCGACCGGATTTCGAACCGCCTTGCCCGCCCGGCACAGCGCAAGGCCATCGGTGAAGTGGTGCGCGCCGCCACGCTCGACCGGCAGCAGCGCGGCGGGCGCGTGGTGCTGTCTGACGGGCGGACGCTGGAATTCGCCGGTGTTCCCTTGCCCGACGGCAACGGCCTGCTGACGGTGATGGACGTTACCGATTCGACCAAGGCGGAGCAAGCCCTGCGCGAACGCGCATCCGCGCTCGAAGAAGCCGACGCGATGAAGACCCGCTTCCTCGCCAACATGTCCTATGAATTCCGCACCCCGCTCACCTCGATCGGCGGGTTCGCTGAACTGCTGCAATCTGGCGTTGCGGGGGAACTGTCCGCTCAGGGGAAGGACTATGTTGATGCAATCCTATCCTCTGTGGAGCGGCTTTCGACGCAGATCGAATCGGTGCTCGACCTGACGCAGAGCGAGGCGGGGCTGCTGCCGATTGCGACCGAAGAAGTGGACCTGCTTGCGTTCACCACGCAAGTGGTGCGCAGCCGCGAGGAAGCGATCGAAGGCAAGAAGCTGACGGTCGACCTGCGCGGCGACAAGAGCGCGGGGAGCGTCTCTGCGGACCGGCGGCAACTGGGCCGCGCGATGGGCAACCTGCTCGACAACGCCATTTCTGCCACGCCCGAAGGCGGGCGGATCCTGGTGGCACTCAACCGCCGCAAATCCGGCGCCCGGATCGTGATTTCGGACAGTGGCGAGGGCATGAAACCGAGCGAACTGGCGCGGGCGATGGACGGTTACCGGCTCGAAGGCAGCAATGGTCGTGATGGCAAGCGCGGGCTCGGCCTGCCCCTGGCGCGGCAACTGATCGAAGCGCACGGTGGACGACTGGAAATCCAGTCGGAAAAGGGCGCGGGGACCACGGCCACGGTGCTGCTGCCTTGA
- a CDS encoding adenosylhomocysteinase, with product MGALTCVAWSPGDASPELCRRSAVADAAFTDYIVKDIALADYGRAEINIAETEMPGLMATREEFGASQPLKGARITGSLHMTIQTAVLIETLTALGAEVRWATCNIFSTQDHAAAAMAAKNIPVFAVKGESLAEYWDYVGSIFDWEKEGDGTTANLILDDGGDATMFALWGARIEAGEEMPEPTNAEEVEMQRALKAFLKKKPGYLTATVKNLKGVSEETTTGVHRLYQLAKKGKLPFPAINVNDSVTKSKFDNLYGCRESLVDAIRRATDVMLSGKVACVAGFGDVGKGSAQSLRNGGARVLVTEIDPICALQAAMDGFEVTTMEDAVTRADIFVTTTGNEDVITADHMKAMKPMAIVCNIGHFDSEIQISALDNYQWTELKPGTDLVKFPAEDGQPAKEIIVLAKGRLVNLACATGHPSFVMSCSFTNQVMAQLELWNNASGYENDVYVLPKHLDEKVAALHLDKLGVKLTKLSQEQADYIGVPVNGPFKPEHYRY from the coding sequence ATGGGCGCGCTCACTTGCGTTGCATGGAGCCCCGGCGACGCTTCACCCGAACTTTGCAGGAGAAGTGCCGTGGCCGATGCCGCTTTCACCGATTATATCGTCAAGGATATCGCGCTCGCCGATTATGGCCGCGCGGAAATCAACATCGCCGAAACCGAAATGCCCGGCCTGATGGCCACGCGCGAAGAATTCGGCGCGTCGCAGCCGCTCAAGGGTGCGCGCATCACCGGCTCGCTGCACATGACGATCCAGACCGCCGTGCTGATCGAGACGCTGACCGCGCTGGGTGCCGAAGTGCGCTGGGCCACATGCAACATCTTCTCGACGCAGGATCATGCTGCCGCCGCAATGGCCGCAAAGAACATCCCGGTGTTTGCCGTGAAGGGCGAAAGCCTTGCCGAATACTGGGACTATGTCGGCAGCATTTTCGATTGGGAAAAGGAGGGAGACGGCACCACCGCCAACCTGATCCTCGACGATGGTGGCGATGCAACCATGTTTGCGCTGTGGGGCGCCCGGATCGAAGCGGGTGAAGAAATGCCCGAGCCGACCAATGCCGAAGAAGTCGAAATGCAGCGCGCGCTCAAGGCGTTCCTGAAGAAGAAGCCGGGCTATCTCACCGCCACGGTGAAGAACCTGAAGGGCGTTTCGGAAGAAACCACCACCGGCGTCCACCGCCTGTATCAGCTCGCCAAGAAGGGCAAGTTGCCGTTCCCCGCGATCAACGTCAACGATAGCGTCACCAAGTCGAAGTTCGACAACCTCTATGGTTGCCGCGAATCGCTGGTCGATGCGATCCGCCGTGCGACCGACGTGATGCTTTCGGGCAAGGTCGCCTGCGTCGCCGGGTTCGGCGATGTCGGCAAGGGTTCGGCGCAGTCGCTCCGCAATGGCGGCGCGCGGGTACTGGTCACCGAAATCGATCCGATCTGCGCGCTGCAGGCAGCGATGGACGGGTTCGAAGTGACGACGATGGAAGACGCGGTGACCCGCGCCGATATCTTCGTCACCACTACCGGCAACGAAGATGTCATCACCGCCGATCACATGAAGGCGATGAAGCCGATGGCGATCGTGTGCAACATCGGCCACTTCGATAGCGAAATCCAGATTTCGGCGCTCGACAACTACCAGTGGACCGAGCTGAAGCCCGGCACCGACCTGGTGAAGTTCCCCGCCGAAGACGGCCAGCCGGCCAAGGAAATCATCGTGCTCGCCAAGGGCCGTCTGGTGAACCTGGCCTGCGCCACCGGCCACCCCAGCTTCGTGATGAGCTGCTCGTTCACCAACCAGGTGATGGCGCAGCTGGAACTGTGGAACAACGCTTCGGGCTACGAGAACGACGTCTACGTGCTGCCCAAGCACCTCGACGAAAAGGTCGCCGCGCTGCACCTCGACAAGCTGGGTGTGAAGCTGACCAAGCTGTCGCAGGAACAGGCCGATTACATCGGTGTGCCGGTGAACGGTCCGTTCAAGCCGGAACATTACCGCTATTGA
- a CDS encoding peroxiredoxin gives MTISKGDKLPDVGLVKATPDGPEKIASGDFFAGKKVALFAVPGAFTPTCSAKHLPGFVEKAADLKAKGVDEIACVSVNDAFVMNAWKDANQAGEITMLADGNADFAKALGLDTDFSGYGMGTRSNRYSMIVDDGVVTEMNVEGPGEFGVSSADHLLGQL, from the coding sequence ATGACGATTTCCAAAGGCGACAAGCTGCCCGATGTCGGGCTGGTAAAGGCCACTCCGGACGGCCCGGAAAAGATTGCCTCGGGCGATTTCTTCGCCGGCAAGAAAGTGGCGCTGTTCGCGGTGCCGGGTGCTTTCACCCCGACCTGCTCGGCCAAGCACCTCCCCGGCTTTGTCGAAAAGGCTGCCGACCTGAAGGCCAAGGGCGTGGACGAAATCGCCTGCGTTTCGGTGAACGATGCCTTCGTGATGAACGCCTGGAAGGATGCCAACCAGGCTGGCGAAATCACCATGCTGGCAGACGGCAATGCCGATTTCGCCAAGGCGCTGGGACTGGATACGGATTTCTCCGGCTATGGGATGGGCACCCGTTCGAACCGCTATTCGATGATCGTCGATGACGGCGTGGTGACCGAGATGAACGTCGAAGGCCCCGGCGAATTCGGCGTTTCGAGCGCGGATCACCTGCTCGGTCAACTGTAA
- a CDS encoding UDP-N-acetylglucosamine 1-carboxyvinyltransferase: MSALHVRGGQKLMGRIEPSANKNAVLPVLCATLLSDAPIMLRNVPEITDVTRIHAFFSDLGSTVHWDKAAQTLAIDHSTIPAAAKAKLPQAMRASIMMIPGLLMRLGEARLEHEVKGCTLGAREIDPHVQVFKAFGAETSYEGKDIVFRNTHKAEGTRMWLEYASVTTTENFIISALTANGTSQIVNAACEPHVQEMCTFLELMGATIRGKGTSMVSVDGCKEFHPVDYTFVEDFHEIATFMALAAVTGGDISVRNTRPEDFMLIDRTFEKFGAHVEHKDGWSRLNAPEELVVQQNFTSHLTTKVEAAPWPYIPADLLPIFIALGVKARGQTMFWNKVYEGGLTWHTELSLFGAHTLLCDPHRLITFGGSKLVPSTVTSPYIIRVAIAMLMVAASIDGESTILDADPIRRAHPNFVPNIDSLGVDVRWED, from the coding sequence ATGAGTGCTTTGCATGTCCGGGGCGGGCAGAAGCTGATGGGGCGGATAGAGCCGTCGGCGAACAAGAACGCCGTTTTGCCGGTGCTCTGCGCCACGTTGCTGTCCGATGCGCCGATCATGCTGCGCAACGTGCCCGAAATCACCGACGTCACCCGCATCCACGCCTTCTTCAGCGATCTCGGCAGCACGGTGCACTGGGACAAGGCGGCGCAGACGCTGGCGATCGATCACTCGACCATTCCCGCAGCCGCGAAAGCCAAGCTGCCACAAGCGATGCGCGCCAGCATCATGATGATCCCCGGCCTGCTGATGCGGCTGGGCGAAGCGCGGCTGGAGCATGAGGTGAAGGGCTGCACGCTGGGCGCGCGCGAGATCGATCCGCACGTCCAGGTGTTCAAGGCCTTCGGCGCGGAAACCAGCTACGAAGGCAAGGACATCGTCTTCCGCAACACCCACAAGGCCGAAGGCACGCGGATGTGGCTGGAATATGCCAGCGTCACCACCACCGAGAATTTCATCATCTCCGCGCTGACGGCGAATGGCACCAGCCAGATCGTCAACGCCGCCTGCGAACCGCACGTGCAGGAAATGTGCACTTTCCTCGAACTGATGGGCGCGACGATCCGGGGCAAGGGCACCTCGATGGTCTCGGTGGACGGGTGCAAGGAGTTCCACCCGGTCGATTACACTTTCGTCGAGGATTTCCACGAAATCGCGACCTTCATGGCGCTGGCGGCGGTGACCGGCGGGGATATTTCGGTGCGCAACACCCGGCCCGAAGACTTCATGCTGATCGACCGCACATTCGAAAAGTTCGGTGCCCACGTCGAGCACAAGGACGGCTGGTCCCGGCTCAATGCGCCCGAAGAACTGGTGGTGCAGCAGAACTTCACCAGCCACCTCACCACAAAGGTGGAAGCCGCGCCGTGGCCCTATATCCCGGCAGACCTGTTGCCGATTTTCATTGCGCTGGGCGTCAAGGCGCGCGGGCAGACGATGTTCTGGAACAAGGTCTACGAAGGCGGGCTGACCTGGCATACCGAACTCAGCCTGTTCGGCGCGCACACGCTGCTGTGCGATCCGCACCGGCTGATCACCTTCGGCGGCAGCAAGCTGGTGCCGTCGACAGTCACCAGCCCCTACATCATCCGGGTCGCCATCGCGATGCTGATGGTGGCGGCGAGCATCGATGGGGAGAGCACCATTCTGGACGCTGACCCAATCCGCCGCGCGCATCCCAATTTCGTGCCAAACATCGATTCGCTCGGCGTGGACGTGCGCTGGGAGGATTGA
- the folE gene encoding GTP cyclohydrolase I FolE yields the protein MSSLVGPDEDDPRGKPPVPDEVQEAIRTLIRWAGDDPAREGLLDTPARVARAWKEYCQGYGEDPASHLERQFEEVGGYDEIVLLKDIPFQSHCEHHMAPIIGKAAIAYLPTHSVVGISKLARVLHAYARRLQIQERLTTEVANCIWDNLQPRGVAVVIEASHACMTARGVRTPGVNMVTSKVMGTFRSDHRSRLEVLNLMGY from the coding sequence ATGAGCAGTCTGGTCGGACCGGACGAGGACGATCCGCGCGGCAAACCGCCCGTGCCGGACGAAGTGCAGGAGGCGATCCGCACCCTGATCCGCTGGGCTGGGGACGATCCCGCGCGCGAAGGGCTGCTAGACACGCCAGCACGCGTGGCGCGGGCGTGGAAGGAATATTGCCAGGGCTACGGTGAAGACCCGGCCAGCCATCTCGAACGCCAGTTCGAGGAAGTTGGTGGCTACGACGAAATCGTGCTGCTGAAGGACATTCCGTTCCAGTCGCATTGCGAACACCATATGGCGCCGATCATCGGCAAGGCCGCCATCGCCTATCTGCCGACCCATTCGGTGGTCGGCATTTCCAAGCTGGCGCGGGTGCTCCACGCCTATGCGCGGCGATTGCAGATCCAGGAACGGCTGACCACCGAAGTGGCCAATTGCATCTGGGACAATCTCCAGCCCCGCGGCGTAGCTGTAGTGATCGAAGCAAGTCACGCCTGCATGACGGCACGCGGCGTCCGCACCCCGGGTGTGAACATGGTCACCAGCAAGGTGATGGGCACTTTCCGCAGCGATCACCGCTCGCGCTTGGAAGTGCTTAATCTGATGGGCTACTGA
- a CDS encoding phospholipase, with the protein MEAPAGQAGGEPAPDRISRLEEGVSPGVWRYARVDRARVLIDADDYFRAMQQAMLNARHRIFLIGWDFDTRIHLPEGRRWYKRSVDSSFPRRLGGFFSWLIRHRPQLEIRILKWSFGLFKFVVRGSMWLDLLRWFQLKRIDFKFDNAHPVGCSHHQKIAVLDNSLAVCGGIDMTVRRWDTRDHIEDDPRRKTPNGAGYGPWHDVSMMMEGPIANALDDLGRDRWICAGGKPLKPIEAPAESLWPEGVEADFENVEIGIARTRAPHRDWDGVREIEHLFVEHIRRAKEHIYAESQYFASRAIAEAIIAKLSEPDPPEIVIIHPANADGWLEQQAMDHARAELVRAIHAADTQRRFSLWMPFTGETPIYVHAKVTIIDDEVLRVGSANMNNRSMGLDSECDVFVDAVREGNGHAAPAIRRIRHSLLAEHCGIDESEVAEQLELHGSMAAVIDHSLHEGGRNLHRYHPPELNGVEESLASSGLLDPESPEELFEPFAKRGLFRKGSRLQRMRKRWKRTNGR; encoded by the coding sequence ATGGAAGCACCGGCGGGGCAGGCCGGCGGGGAGCCCGCGCCGGATCGCATATCGCGGCTGGAGGAAGGCGTTTCCCCCGGAGTGTGGCGCTATGCCAGGGTGGATCGGGCGCGGGTACTGATCGATGCCGATGACTATTTCCGCGCGATGCAGCAGGCTATGCTCAACGCGCGGCACCGGATATTCCTGATCGGCTGGGATTTCGATACGCGGATCCATCTTCCGGAAGGGAGACGGTGGTACAAGCGAAGCGTCGATTCCTCGTTCCCGCGGCGACTTGGCGGGTTCTTCTCCTGGCTGATCCGCCACCGCCCGCAGTTGGAGATCCGCATCCTCAAGTGGAGTTTCGGGCTGTTCAAGTTCGTCGTGCGCGGATCGATGTGGCTGGATCTGCTGCGCTGGTTCCAGCTCAAGCGAATCGATTTCAAGTTCGACAACGCGCATCCGGTGGGGTGCAGCCATCACCAGAAGATTGCCGTGCTCGACAACTCGCTCGCCGTCTGCGGCGGGATCGACATGACGGTGCGGCGTTGGGACACCCGCGATCACATCGAGGACGATCCGCGCAGGAAGACTCCCAATGGTGCCGGGTATGGCCCGTGGCACGATGTCTCGATGATGATGGAAGGCCCCATCGCCAATGCGCTCGACGATCTGGGGCGCGACCGCTGGATATGCGCAGGTGGTAAGCCGCTGAAGCCGATCGAAGCGCCGGCTGAAAGCCTCTGGCCCGAGGGCGTGGAAGCCGACTTCGAGAATGTCGAAATCGGCATTGCTCGCACCCGCGCGCCGCATCGCGACTGGGACGGGGTGCGCGAGATCGAGCATCTGTTCGTCGAACATATCCGCCGGGCGAAGGAGCACATCTACGCCGAAAGCCAGTACTTCGCCTCCCGCGCGATTGCTGAGGCTATCATCGCCAAGCTGAGCGAGCCCGATCCGCCCGAAATCGTCATCATCCATCCGGCAAATGCCGATGGCTGGCTGGAACAGCAGGCGATGGACCATGCCCGGGCAGAACTGGTGCGGGCGATCCATGCGGCCGATACCCAGCGCCGCTTTTCACTGTGGATGCCGTTTACCGGCGAAACGCCGATCTACGTCCACGCCAAGGTGACGATCATCGACGATGAAGTGCTGCGCGTCGGTTCGGCCAACATGAACAATCGTTCGATGGGGCTGGACAGCGAATGCGACGTGTTTGTCGACGCTGTGCGCGAGGGCAACGGCCATGCCGCACCGGCGATCCGGCGCATCCGGCATTCGCTGCTCGCCGAACATTGCGGTATCGACGAAAGCGAAGTGGCCGAGCAGCTCGAACTGCACGGCTCGATGGCGGCGGTGATCGATCACTCGCTCCACGAAGGCGGGCGCAACCTGCACCGCTATCATCCACCTGAACTGAATGGCGTCGAGGAATCGCTCGCCAGCAGCGGCTTGCTCGATCCCGAAAGTCCGGAGGAACTGTTCGAGCCGTTTGCAAAGCGCGGGCTTTTCCGCAAGGGAAGTCGCCTGCAACGAATGCGCAAACGCTGGAAAAGGACGAACGGTAGATGA
- a CDS encoding hemerythrin domain-containing protein: MAEDIFARLKQDHDKHRALLDKLAQTSGDSEERRELFEEFTREVKGHASAEEQALYSTMLRKPETTDETRHSVAEHHELEELLNDLAATEISSAGWMEKFETLEHDYRHHIEEEEDDHFPDFEKLLTEEDRQHMRSVFEQRKKAEKADAEVTPEKMEDAKE, encoded by the coding sequence ATGGCCGAAGACATTTTCGCCCGCCTCAAGCAAGATCACGACAAACACCGCGCGCTGTTGGACAAACTGGCGCAAACCAGCGGCGATAGCGAAGAGCGGCGCGAACTGTTCGAGGAATTCACGCGCGAAGTGAAGGGGCACGCCTCCGCCGAGGAGCAGGCGCTCTACTCCACGATGCTGCGCAAGCCCGAAACGACCGACGAGACGCGCCATTCGGTGGCCGAGCATCACGAACTGGAAGAACTGCTCAACGATCTCGCGGCGACCGAGATTTCCTCCGCCGGATGGATGGAGAAGTTCGAGACGCTCGAGCACGATTACCGGCATCATATCGAGGAAGAGGAAGACGATCACTTTCCCGATTTCGAGAAGCTCTTGACCGAGGAAGACCGGCAGCACATGCGCAGCGTGTTCGAACAGCGCAAAAAGGCCGAGAAGGCCGATGCCGAAGTGACCCCCGAAAAGATGGAAGACGCCAAAGAATAG